In Streptosporangium album, the following are encoded in one genomic region:
- a CDS encoding tyrosine-type recombinase/integrase, which yields MRSRLQIVQGGGVPQEPITTDPWQFQAECVEAFVASWTARGFSPVTIDNDTGLLERTLTALGRLAWEVTPEDIDRIVGDLAVAGRATSTRRDYVQIFKGFHRFLQTRKAAQIEAAFGVRLVCPVDEFNASRHVGDDSPAQLPPPTPERVTEFFDFLKVRIASARKYAPAARDYALFRTLYHAGLRSEECALLDQADVHFGRGPFGKLHVRFGKGARTSGPRPRWVPMLDHLDLVLRWFLDDVRGKFPDSTVLFADESGGSLHPGTIRNRLRYLMELEGRPAAERFSPHALRRACATHNYERGVDLVAIQQLLGHWTVSSTMRYVRPSATFIEDAYRRAVAGTLSELTREDPSP from the coding sequence GTGCGGTCGCGATTACAGATCGTCCAGGGCGGTGGCGTCCCGCAGGAGCCGATCACCACGGACCCGTGGCAGTTCCAGGCCGAGTGCGTCGAGGCCTTCGTGGCCTCGTGGACAGCCCGCGGGTTCAGCCCGGTGACGATCGACAACGACACCGGCCTGCTGGAGCGGACCCTGACCGCCCTGGGGCGTCTGGCCTGGGAGGTGACTCCCGAAGACATCGACCGAATCGTCGGGGACCTGGCAGTGGCGGGCCGAGCAACCTCCACCCGCCGCGATTACGTGCAGATCTTCAAAGGGTTCCACCGATTCCTGCAGACCCGTAAGGCAGCCCAGATCGAGGCGGCCTTCGGGGTCCGCCTGGTCTGCCCGGTCGATGAATTCAACGCCTCCCGCCATGTCGGCGACGATTCCCCGGCCCAACTGCCGCCGCCGACCCCGGAGCGGGTGACGGAGTTCTTCGACTTCCTCAAGGTTCGGATCGCCTCCGCCCGCAAGTACGCGCCCGCGGCGCGCGACTACGCGCTGTTTCGAACGCTGTATCACGCTGGCCTGCGCTCGGAGGAATGCGCTCTGCTGGATCAAGCCGATGTGCACTTCGGCCGGGGTCCGTTCGGCAAGCTGCATGTCCGCTTCGGCAAGGGCGCTCGCACCTCCGGGCCCCGGCCTCGCTGGGTGCCGATGCTCGACCACCTGGACCTGGTGCTGCGCTGGTTCCTGGACGATGTGCGCGGCAAGTTCCCCGACTCAACGGTGCTGTTCGCCGACGAGTCCGGCGGCAGCCTGCATCCGGGAACGATACGCAACCGGCTGCGCTATCTGATGGAACTGGAGGGCCGCCCGGCCGCCGAGCGGTTCAGCCCGCATGCGCTGCGGCGGGCGTGCGCGACGCACAACTACGAACGCGGCGTCGACCTGGTCGCGATCCAGCAGCTGCTCGGGCATTGGACGGTCAGCTCGACCATGCGCTATGTCCGGCCCTCGGCCACCTTCATCGAGGACGCCTATCGACGCGCGGTGGCCGGCACGCTGAGCGAACTGACCCGAGAGGACCCCTCGCCATGA
- a CDS encoding tyrosine-type recombinase/integrase, producing MRTQETTLCRDCRRRADRQADQLPCPRCGRPGYLRQDTGWCGHCSRVRQSKQPPRACAGCGQVRPHAGLGLCSACWQRHPDRPFIAGDNLTARLTEPPPWLGDLIAQLAARYSVGRACTMISSLGRLLEDEHLNHPQALLERARRPGRSMGSLARLLENYFTEHGLALPVDQAARLAEGRRRRRIDATPAPLRPAVESFAAFLLRSRERARRAGTLPRSDTTIDAVLSTVRDLARFLNNERGKQDWALADVHDIDAFLAVLPKGRARRLTIVRQFFRFAKAHKIVLVAPTGGLSAKAPKGFTGQTLTLSQQRVLFRRWTTDPAVHPHEALLGILALLHGASSNEVRHLQITAIDSAARTIRLGQRPHPVPMDPVSWTILQRCLTHRETQRTDNPHVMVTKGTKAGHAPASTAYVSHVLDPCDISPRMLRSTRLVDLVNMMDPKLVAAAFGMDAESAMIYLADRIDPGRLPDAIA from the coding sequence GTGCGAACCCAAGAGACGACCCTGTGTCGCGACTGCCGGCGCCGAGCCGATCGGCAGGCCGACCAGCTCCCGTGTCCGCGCTGCGGCCGCCCCGGCTATCTGCGCCAGGACACCGGCTGGTGCGGCCACTGCTCGCGCGTCCGGCAGTCCAAACAGCCGCCGCGCGCCTGCGCCGGATGCGGCCAGGTCCGCCCTCATGCCGGGCTGGGACTGTGCTCCGCCTGCTGGCAACGTCATCCCGACCGGCCCTTCATCGCCGGCGACAACCTCACCGCCCGCCTGACCGAGCCGCCGCCTTGGCTCGGCGACCTCATCGCGCAGCTGGCCGCCCGCTATAGCGTCGGACGCGCTTGCACCATGATCAGCAGCCTTGGGCGACTGCTGGAAGACGAGCACCTCAACCACCCGCAGGCCCTTCTGGAGCGCGCCCGCCGCCCGGGACGCTCCATGGGATCTCTCGCCCGCCTCCTGGAGAACTACTTCACCGAGCACGGGCTGGCGCTGCCAGTCGATCAGGCAGCAAGGCTGGCCGAGGGACGACGCAGGCGCCGTATCGACGCAACTCCCGCGCCGCTGCGCCCGGCGGTGGAGTCCTTCGCCGCCTTCCTGCTGCGCTCACGCGAACGAGCCCGCAGGGCCGGGACTCTGCCCCGCAGCGACACCACCATCGACGCGGTGCTCTCGACCGTGCGTGACCTGGCCAGATTCCTGAACAACGAGCGGGGCAAGCAGGACTGGGCCCTGGCCGACGTGCACGACATCGACGCGTTCCTGGCCGTGCTGCCCAAAGGCCGGGCGCGACGGCTGACGATCGTTCGGCAGTTCTTCCGCTTCGCCAAAGCTCATAAGATCGTGCTCGTCGCCCCCACCGGAGGCCTGTCGGCCAAGGCGCCGAAGGGCTTCACCGGCCAGACCCTCACTTTGAGCCAGCAGCGTGTGTTGTTTCGCCGATGGACCACCGATCCGGCGGTTCACCCACACGAGGCCCTGCTGGGAATCCTCGCCCTGCTCCACGGAGCCTCCAGCAACGAGGTCCGCCACCTGCAGATCACCGCCATCGATTCCGCCGCCCGAACGATCCGGCTGGGACAGCGGCCCCATCCAGTGCCGATGGACCCCGTCAGCTGGACAATTCTGCAACGCTGCCTGACACACCGCGAGACTCAGCGCACCGACAACCCCCACGTGATGGTCACCAAAGGCACCAAGGCCGGACACGCCCCAGCGTCCACCGCCTATGTCAGCCACGTCCTGGATCCGTGCGACATCTCACCTCGGATGCTCCGCAGCACCCGTCTGGTCGACCTGGTCAACATGATGGACCCCAAACTCGTGGCCGCCGCGTTCGGCATGGACGCCGAGAGCGCCATGATCTATCTCGCCGACCGGATCGATCCCGGACGGCTGCCTGACGCCATCGCATGA
- a CDS encoding ATP-binding protein gives MTRNRGITEPAAEAAIDTACRVLRLPAIRDQFADCADRAEREQLTYRGFLAELFMVECDERDRRRAERQLRAAAFPRPKWLKDFDYDANPHIEPAIINTLATCEWVGKGAPLCLIGDSGTGKSHLLIGLGSAAAMAGFKVRYVLASKLANELVEAADDRQLTKTINRYGRVDLLCIDELGYMELDRRGAELLFQVLTEREEKSSVAIASNETFSKAHMFAATCAR, from the coding sequence ATGACCCGCAACCGGGGCATCACCGAACCCGCCGCCGAGGCCGCAATCGACACCGCCTGCCGCGTGCTGCGCCTGCCGGCCATCCGTGACCAGTTCGCCGACTGCGCCGACCGGGCCGAGCGCGAACAGCTCACCTACCGCGGATTTTTGGCCGAGCTTTTCATGGTCGAGTGCGACGAGCGAGATCGCCGCCGCGCCGAACGCCAGCTACGCGCCGCCGCCTTCCCCCGCCCGAAATGGCTCAAGGATTTCGACTACGACGCCAACCCCCACATCGAACCCGCCATCATCAACACCCTGGCGACCTGCGAATGGGTCGGCAAAGGCGCCCCGCTGTGTCTGATCGGCGATTCGGGCACCGGCAAGTCGCACCTGCTGATCGGCCTGGGCTCGGCCGCGGCGATGGCCGGCTTCAAGGTCCGCTACGTGCTGGCCTCCAAACTCGCCAACGAACTCGTCGAGGCCGCCGACGACCGCCAGCTCACCAAGACCATCAACCGCTACGGCCGGGTCGACCTGCTCTGCATCGACGAGCTCGGCTACATGGAACTCGACCGGCGCGGCGCTGAGCTGCTGTTTCAGGTGCTGACCGAACGCGAGGAGAAAAGCAGCGTCGCGATCGCTTCCAACGAGACCTTCTCCAAAGCGCACATGTTCGCGGCAACGTGTGCGAGGTGA
- a CDS encoding helix-turn-helix domain-containing protein yields MKIRWKLRMAAAQREVWTGAQLRRLLAEKAGLELSAASVSVLLTKEPAQMKLSTLAALCTALECTPNDLFEVDTTPVERPAPAPRATVDQPKSASSGGRSMPPV; encoded by the coding sequence ATGAAGATTCGGTGGAAGCTGCGGATGGCTGCGGCGCAGCGCGAGGTGTGGACCGGTGCCCAGTTGCGGCGGCTGCTGGCGGAAAAGGCCGGGTTGGAGCTGTCGGCGGCATCGGTATCGGTGTTGCTCACCAAGGAACCCGCCCAGATGAAGCTGTCCACCCTCGCGGCGTTGTGCACCGCGCTGGAGTGCACTCCCAACGACCTGTTCGAGGTGGACACCACGCCCGTCGAGCGGCCCGCGCCGGCGCCGCGGGCGACGGTCGACCAGCCGAAGAGCGCCTCCTCTGGTGGTCGGTCGATGCCGCCGGTGTGA
- the istA gene encoding IS21 family transposase, which produces MALTKVELFDQIRRDSWREGLGVRALARKYGVHRRLVREALTQPEPTPRKTPKRRSPQLEPFKKVIDEWLRADLDAPRKQRHTVKRIHRRLLDEQDAAGLSYSTVRDYLAKRKPEIRIEEGRAPAKVFIRQNHPPGEEAEVDFGELWVNLAGVLTKCYLFVYRMSYSGKAIHKIYATSGQEAFLEGHVEAFTRLGGTPTRHIRYDNLTAAVTKVLFRGRLRVENPRWRLFRSHYRCEAFYCERGIEGAHEKGGVEGQIGYFRRNYLSPVPQVDSLAELNARIEHFEQLEDGRRIGARLRTIAQDFAIEAPLLRALPDDHFSTGLLLTPRVDRYGQITVRCCRYSVPIHLIGRTVRVMLHACEVIVYDRHREVARHERLTGKGTETIVLDHYLEALMRKPGAFAGSVALEAARIGGAFTDAHDALWSAARRSLGEPGATRALIEVLLLHRTMDDADVIAGIRAALSVGSFAADVIAVEARKAADARGTGRPTPGIARLSGPATVPAESPQVTSLTRKRLAELPPDTRPLPSVDAYDQLLRRPAPNTCHQSDTHHQESAS; this is translated from the coding sequence GTGGCGCTCACCAAAGTCGAGCTGTTCGACCAGATCCGCCGGGATTCGTGGCGTGAAGGCCTAGGCGTTCGGGCACTGGCCCGCAAGTACGGCGTGCACAGGCGACTGGTCCGCGAAGCACTGACGCAGCCCGAACCAACACCGCGTAAGACACCGAAACGGCGATCTCCGCAGTTGGAGCCGTTCAAGAAGGTAATCGACGAGTGGTTGCGCGCCGACCTGGACGCGCCCCGCAAACAGCGTCACACCGTCAAGCGGATCCACCGCCGACTGCTCGATGAGCAGGATGCGGCCGGGCTGTCGTACTCCACGGTGCGTGACTACCTCGCCAAGCGCAAACCCGAGATCCGCATCGAGGAGGGCCGGGCACCGGCCAAGGTGTTCATCCGCCAGAACCATCCGCCCGGCGAGGAGGCCGAGGTCGACTTCGGCGAGTTGTGGGTGAACCTGGCCGGGGTGCTGACCAAGTGCTACCTGTTCGTCTACCGCATGTCGTATTCCGGCAAGGCCATCCACAAGATCTACGCCACCAGCGGCCAGGAGGCGTTCCTGGAAGGGCACGTGGAGGCATTCACCCGGCTGGGCGGCACCCCGACCCGGCACATCCGCTACGACAACCTGACCGCGGCAGTGACGAAGGTTCTCTTCCGCGGCCGGCTCCGGGTGGAAAACCCCCGCTGGCGGCTGTTTCGCTCGCACTACCGCTGCGAGGCCTTCTACTGCGAGCGCGGCATCGAGGGCGCTCATGAGAAGGGCGGGGTGGAAGGCCAGATCGGCTACTTTCGTCGCAACTACCTGTCGCCGGTGCCGCAAGTGGACAGCCTGGCCGAGCTCAACGCCCGCATCGAGCACTTCGAGCAGCTCGAAGACGGCCGCCGGATCGGAGCACGGCTGCGCACCATCGCCCAGGACTTCGCGATCGAAGCGCCGCTGCTACGCGCGCTGCCTGACGATCATTTCTCTACCGGGCTGCTGCTGACGCCCCGCGTCGACCGCTATGGCCAGATCACCGTGCGCTGCTGCCGCTACTCGGTGCCGATTCATCTGATCGGCCGCACGGTGCGGGTGATGCTGCACGCCTGTGAGGTCATCGTCTACGACCGGCACCGCGAGGTCGCCAGGCATGAACGGCTGACCGGCAAGGGCACCGAAACCATCGTGTTGGATCACTATCTGGAGGCGTTGATGCGCAAACCCGGGGCGTTTGCCGGGTCGGTCGCGCTGGAGGCGGCCCGCATCGGCGGCGCGTTCACCGACGCCCACGACGCCCTGTGGTCAGCGGCCCGGCGCTCGCTGGGCGAACCCGGCGCGACCCGCGCGTTGATCGAGGTGTTGCTGCTGCACCGCACCATGGACGACGCCGACGTCATCGCCGGGATCCGCGCGGCGCTGTCGGTCGGCTCGTTCGCCGCCGACGTGATCGCGGTGGAGGCCCGCAAGGCGGCCGATGCCCGCGGCACCGGCCGTCCCACCCCGGGCATCGCCCGCCTGAGCGGGCCGGCGACGGTCCCGGCCGAAAGCCCCCAGGTGACCAGCCTGACCCGCAAACGCCTGGCCGAGCTTCCCCCCGACACCCGTCCGCTGCCCAGCGTGGATGCCTACGACCAGCTGCTGCGCCGCCCGGCGCCCAACACCTGCCACCAAAGCGACACCCACCACCAGGAGAGCGCGTCATGA
- a CDS encoding transposase family protein, giving the protein MLPLSTQTLTFLADLLRAHLKTIGSRWRKLPAGKIATIVLAVLRHDQRLADMAGANNVSASTVRRWMLETVELLAARAPRLDRALKKIAKAGGEVVLLDGTLIRTRRRTGADNRRNYSGKHKAHGLLVVALTDTRGNLLWVSAVRPGRASEITTARHNRLTARLREAGLGAIADLGFVGLDDDDDNPVIITGRKATRGRPLTPAQKQVNRLISAERAPVEHGFATLKAWRILTKLRLDAIHVTKLLRALMVLAITEHTR; this is encoded by the coding sequence ATGCTGCCGCTGTCCACCCAAACCCTCACCTTCCTGGCCGACCTGCTGCGCGCTCATCTCAAGACCATCGGCTCGCGCTGGCGGAAACTGCCCGCCGGGAAGATCGCCACCATCGTGCTGGCCGTCTTACGCCATGACCAGCGCCTGGCCGACATGGCCGGCGCCAACAACGTCTCGGCCTCCACCGTGCGACGCTGGATGCTGGAGACCGTCGAACTGCTCGCCGCCCGCGCACCCCGCCTGGACCGCGCCCTGAAGAAGATCGCCAAAGCCGGTGGTGAGGTCGTCCTGCTGGATGGCACCCTGATCCGCACCCGCCGCCGCACCGGAGCCGACAACCGCAGGAACTACTCGGGCAAGCACAAGGCCCACGGGCTGCTCGTGGTGGCGCTCACCGACACCCGCGGCAACCTGCTGTGGGTCTCCGCCGTCCGGCCTGGTCGCGCATCGGAGATCACCACCGCCCGGCACAACCGCCTCACCGCCCGCCTGCGCGAGGCCGGGCTGGGCGCTATCGCCGACCTCGGCTTCGTCGGCCTGGACGACGATGACGACAATCCGGTCATCATCACCGGCCGCAAAGCCACCCGCGGCAGGCCCCTCACCCCCGCGCAAAAGCAGGTCAACCGGCTCATCAGCGCCGAACGCGCCCCCGTCGAGCACGGCTTCGCCACGTTGAAGGCCTGGCGCATCCTCACCAAGCTCCGCCTGGACGCCATCCACGTCACCAAGCTGCTCCGCGCGCTGATGGTCCTGGCCATCACCGAACACACCCGCTGA